In one window of Gadus chalcogrammus isolate NIFS_2021 chromosome 12, NIFS_Gcha_1.0, whole genome shotgun sequence DNA:
- the traf3ip2l gene encoding E3 ubiquitin ligase TRAF3IP2: MSACSTRPVVLTPPDLYSSTRRPNTPQEDDETMSQLQSEGGTAPGPASRPSHAHHGNGCDGDPKHPAHHPAHFLSEMYCSSYPPAHHPHQPHPHHPTPFPSRAPDSSWGPGTHPSYPSSGWSGAGFPCRPANSCLGGKDFSRQSGESALYPADNSSSLPGRYSPSMGSLEQPYSLHSNHPSPELYHHTMSPYYCQPPGPACWAQCPPEAFKRGPAFAHQMPMLVPHLPYAPFYPNDTRARGVGGMDHPNDPAKKEDTSNSSQLSPEQRKVFVTYEADNEEHVNKVINFVALLRHNGFDTHIDMFEQQFRSISKIDFMERYLSEKEYLIIIIISPKYYDTVSASPFGLENDERTLNTVYIHKQLQNEFIQNGSKNFRFIPIIFPGGRKCHVPTWLQNTHVFSWPRDLDDIIRRLMRVEKYNPPGLGPLPTIISRPI; this comes from the exons ATGTCTGCTTGCTCAACGAGGCCTGTTGTGTTGACCCCCCCTGACCTTTACAGTAGCACCAGACGCCCCAACACACCGCAGGAGGACGACGAGACCATGAGCCAGCTCCAGAGTGAAGGCGGGACCGCCCCGGGCCCCGCCTCCCGCCCCTCCCACGCTCATCACGGCAACGGGTGCGACGGCGACCCCAAACACCCCGCCCACCACCCCGCCCACTTCCTGTCGGAGATGTACTGCAGCTCCTACCCGCCGGCCCACCACCCGCAccagcctcacccccaccaccccacgcCGTTCCCCAGCCGCGCGCCAGACAGCTCCTGGGGGCCCGGTACCCACCCCAGCTACCCCAGCAGCGGCTGGAGCGGCGCCGGGTTCCCGTGTCGCCCGGCCAACTCCTGTCTCGGCGGCAAAGATTTCTCCCGCCAGTCGGGGGAGAGCGCTTTGTACCCGGCGGACAATAGCTCCTCGCTGCCGGGCCGCTACAGCCCCAGCATGGGCAGCCTGGAGCAGCCGTACTCGCTGCACTCCAACCACCCCTCGCCGGAGCTCTACCACCACACCATGTCCCCCTACTACTGCCAGCCGCCGGGGCCCGCCTGCTGGGCACAGTGCCCCCCAGAGGCCTTCAAGAGGGGGCCCGCCTTCGCCCACCAGATGCCCATGCTGGTACCCCACCTGCCCTACGCGCCCTTCT aTCCGAATGACACCAGAGCTCGAGGAGTTGGTGGCATGGACCA TCCCAACGACCCAGCTAAAAAGGAGGATACATCCAATAGCAGCCAACTATCCCCAGAACAGA GGAAGGTGTTTGTAACATACGAAGCTGACAATGAAGAACACGTCAACAAGGTCATCAACTTTGTTGCCCTGTTGCGACACAACGGCTTTGACACACAC ATCGACATGTTCGAGCAGCAGTTCAGGAGCATCAGCAAGATAGACTTCATGGAACGCTATCTGAGCGAG AAGGAATAtctgatcatcatcatcatcagtccAAAGTACTACGACACGGTCAGTGCCTCTCCGTTTGGCCTGGAGAATGACGAGAGGACCCTCAACACTGTCTACATCCACAAGCAG ttaCAGAATGAATTCATCCAAAATGGCAGCAAGAATTTTAGATTCATTCCCATCATTTTCCCAGGGGGCAGAAAG TGCCACGTTCCCACCTGGCTGCAGAACACTCACGTGTTCAGCTGGCCTCGCGACCTGGACGACATCATCCGGCGGCTGATGAGAGTGGAGAAGTACAATCCCCCCGGCCTTGGGCCGCTGCCCACCATCATCTCCAGACCCATCTAG
- the wwc3 gene encoding protein WWC3: MPWVSSGKGRESSELPLPAGWEEARDYDGRVFFIDHNTRQTSWIDPRDRITKPLTFADCVGDELPLGWEVVYDQQVGLYYIDHINKTTQIENPRTQWRQEQERMLKEYLVVAEEALQAKKEMYQVKQQRLQLAQQEMLLLREMNQEEEVQEEEEEDRHSLASALSGSSSNVKYDPDRIKVEIACRRERLCRLKQELAQMKQELHYNQMGVETLQEIDRKMSSSQTNYKLDEAQAIFNELRSIKKAISTGEKERQDLIQSLAKLTLNFHSNTSLGDESVSAAGDLANQLQFCETGCQTEYLGEYGSDSSPLVDKVKLNWQYEEAKKKVQSIQQQLAQLEGESWSGQAEAERDRGFMQLVREKEALLQEITLLGQQPQPADTSLQLEEERRRLEEEVQRAHTSQNQGANQRILLQEKRNILLRQLEEATRLTTYLHSQLKSLSASSLTVSSSSSRGSLASSRGSLASSRGSLSSISFSDIYGVPQYERHDDAHEPHPRYLPPADVLAAAARDGAGEAVAPPPQGKPKRSQDTPHSLASLSSRSSLSSLSPPSSPLDTPHAAVAAAAVAVAAAAGGAGSQDCPLAQMTEEYLELAGRCLLEGRRGQQAPPLPEETGAAPRDAGHQGAFTSAGVTLRCNSANRSGRRARRVSAGPSEDALATDSGVFEAWGRRTEESEELAYMKELASVSEPVQIHLGVLYDSSSQSLLLHLLQLKNLNKSTVRDGHKVYVKVHLVPVDAGRTCCAFYCCKALEPTPHVTFNEGFRIPVATAALAPCALQLSLCSLGAQAHEELLGTAQLGLADCEGGLEMVFHWLRVQMVGGAEQRSHSRQQHDGQEDEFRARGLDTAVRLEEAERERRGRRDNVEANSERSWQAESVDSGCSSSAPFPGPCQEGLCYPVAPAASRAPTAKVEKATMTEGMYPEQVRVRGARWGHASPFIRSSTIVRSQTFSPGARSQYVCRLYRSDSDSSTLPKKSPFVRNTLERRTLRYKQQQQSYRSSLAEQPTRTSLDLELDLQACRTRQRQLGEELSALRELKVRLEEPHPGPAPEVPHWALRDQRFRCLLREAQRQANQSQQEQRQEEAAERRLRKASKEVLQMRGQGQKEPLPVHTFREKMAFFTRPRFHVPTLPADDV, encoded by the exons AGACCACCCAGATAGAGAACCCTCGCACGCAATGGCGGCAGGAGCAGGAGCGCATGCTGAAGGAGTAcctggtggtggcggaggaggcgCTGCAGGCCAAGAAGGAGATGTACCAGGTGAAGCAGCAGCGGCTGCAGCTGGCCCAGCAGGAGATGCTGCTCCTCcgggagatgaaccaggaggaggaggtgcaggaggaggaggaggaggacagacactCCCTCGCCAGTG CTCTTTCTGGCTCGTCCTCTAATGTGAAGTACGACCCCGACCGGATCAAGGTGGAGATAGCCTGCAGGCGGGAGCGG ctctgcaGGCTAAAGCAGGAACTAGCCCAGATGAAGCAGGAGCTCCACTACAACCAGATGGGCGTGGAGACCCTGCAGGA GATCGACAGGAAGATGTCCAGCAGTCAGACCAACTACAAGCTGGACGAGGCGCAGGCCATCTTCAACGAGCTGCGCAGCATCAAGAAGGCCATCAGCACGGGCGAGAAGGAGAGGCAGGACCTCATCCAG agcctggCTAAACTGACGCTGAACTTCCATAGCAACACATCGCTAGGGGATGAGTCGGTGAGCGCTGCGGGCGACTTGGCCAACCAGCTGCAGTTCTGCGAGACGGGCTGCCAGACGGAATACCTGGGAGAG TACGGTTCAGATTCCTCTCCGTTGGTGGACAAAGTGAAGCTCAACTGGCAGTATGAAGAGGCCAAGAAGAA GGTGCAGAGcatccagcagcagctggcccAGCTGGAGGGGGAGAGCTGGTCGGGCCAGGCCGAGGCGGAGCGCGACCGGGGCTTCATGCAGCTGGTCCGCGAGAAGGAGGCGCTCCTCCAGGAGATCACGCTGCTCGGCCAGCAGCCGCAGCCCGCCGACACCTCcctgcagctggaggaggagcgccggaggctggaggaggaggtgcagcggGCCCACACCTCCCAGAACCAGGGGGCCAACCAGAG GATCCTCCTACAGGAGAAGAGGAACATCCTACTGAGACAGCTGGAGGAGGCCACGCGGCTCACCACCTACCTGCACTCCCAGCTCAAGag cctaTCAGCCAGCTCCCTGACCGTGTCGTCCAGCAGCAGCCGGGGGTCTCTGGCGTCCAGCCGGGGGTCTCTGGCGTCCAGCCGCGGCTCGCTGAGCTCCATCAGCTTCAGCGACATCTACGGCGTGCCGCAGTACGAGCGCCACGACGACGCCCACGAGCCCCACCCCCGCTACCTGCCGCCCGCCGAcgtcctcgccgccgccgcccgggaCGGCGCCGGCGAGgccgtggccccgcccccgcaggGCAAGCCCAAGCGCTCGCAGGACACGCCCCACTCGCtcgcctcgctctcctcccgctcctcgctctcctcgctgtcCCCGCCCAGCTCGCCGCTGGACACGCCCcacgcggcggtggcggcggcggccgtggcggtggcggccgcggcggggggggcggggtctcagGACTGCCCCCTGGCCCAGATGACGGAGGAGTACCTGGAGCTGGCGGGGCGCTGTCTGTTGGAGGGCCGGCGGGGCCagcaagccccgcccctcccggAGGAGACGGGCGCCGCACCGAGAGACGCCGGGCATCAGGGGGCGTTCACCTCCGCAG gagTCACCCTGAGGTGCAACAGCGCCAACCGTAGCGGGCGGCGTGCGCGTCGCGTGTCTGCAGGCCCCTCGGAGGACGCTCTGGCCACGGACAGCGGCGTGTTCGAGGCCTGGGGCCGGAG GACGGAGGAGTCTGAGGAGCTGGCCTACATGAAGGAGCTGGCGTCTGTGAGCGAGCCGGTCCAGATCCACCTGGGTGTGCT GTACGACTCGTCCTCTCAGAGTCTCCTGTTACATCTCCTGCAGCTGAAGAATCTCAACAAGTCCACCGTGCGAGACGGACACAAAGT ATACGTGAAGGTGCACCTGGTCCCGGTGGACGCCGGCCGGACCTGCTGTGCCTTCTACTGCTGCAAGGCCCTGGAGCCCACGCCACACGTCACCTTCAACGAGGGCTTCCGCATCCCCGTGGCGACCGCCGCGCTGGCGCCCTGCGCCCTCCAGCTCTCGCTCTGCTCGCTCGGAGCGCAGGCCCACGAGGAGCTGCTG ggcaCGGCCCAGCTGGGTTTGGCAGATTGCGAGGGGGGTCTGGAGATGGTTTTCCATTGGCTGAGAGTGCAGATGGTGGGTGGAGCCGAGCAGAGAAGTCACAGCCGACAGCAACATGACGGCCAGGAGGACGAGTTCAGAGCTAGAggcctg gACACGGCCGTTCGTCTGGaggaggcagagcgagagagacggggaAGGAGGGACAACGTGGAGGCCAACTCGGAGAG gAGCTGGCAGGCGGAGTCGGTGgacagcggctgcagcagcagcgcccCGTTCCCCGGCCCCTGTCAGGAGGGGCTCTGCTACCCCGTGGCCCCCGCGGCCAGCAGAGCCCCCACCGCCAAG gtGGAGAAGGCCACCATGACGGAGGGTATGTACCCAGAGCAGGTGAGGGTCCGGGGGGCTCGCTGGGGCCACGCCTCCCCCTTCATCCGCAGCAGCACCATCGTACGCTCCCAGACCTTCTCCCCCGGGGCCCGCAGTCAGTACGTCTGCAGG CTTTATCGCAGTGACAGCGACAGCTCCACGCTACCAAAGAAGTCCCCGTTCGTCAGGAACACGTTGGAGAGGCGAACCCTGCGCTACAAGCAG cagcagcagtcgtaCCGCTCCTCCCTGGCGGAGCAGCCCACGCGCACCTCCCTGGACCTGGAGCTGGACCTCCAGGCCTGTAGGACGCGGCAGCGGCAGCTGGGCGAGGAGCTCAGCGCCCTGAGGGAGCTGAAGGTCCGGCTGGAGGAGCCCCACCCCGGCCCGGCCCCCGAGGTTCCCCACTGGGCCCTCAGAGACCAGCGCTTCCGCTGCCTGCTGCGCGAAGCCCAGAGACAG GCAAACCAAAGCCAGCAGGAGCAGCGGCAGGAGGAGGCGGCAgagaggaggctgaggaaggCGTCCAAGGAGGTGCTTCAGATGAGAGGACAAGGCCAGAAGGAGCCGCTCCCCGTTCATACGTTCAG GGAGAAGATGGCCTTCTTCACCAGACCGAGGTTCCACGTTCCTACACTGCCAGCGGATGACGTCTGA